The Cryptococcus tetragattii IND107 chromosome 9, whole genome shotgun sequence nucleotide sequence gaagaggttgatcACGTGTTCTGGGCGGCACCATGGCGGCTGCAGGGAATGAAAAGTttggagaaagagtttATAGGACCTATGCCGTGCGTTTCCGCATTTTGTTCAGGAATGAGCTGATGAAAGTAGTCCAATTCCGTATGTGAGATTACATGTGACATATCTCACTACAAGCCAGAAGCACCCTGCCCCTTCATTTTTCGGTTTGCCTTCGGAATCCACCATCCCAACTACGATTTTGACTTCGGCGCATCCACCTCGATCTCCAAATGTACCCTCTTTACCACCTCCAAAATTCCAGTCCATCACATGGCACGGAGAATCGTTTCCGGGCTCGAACGAGTATGCCGTTAAGATAATTTCACTCACAAGATTAAGTGATCGGTTCTTGAAGGTAATCCTTGGAGATGAGCCGACCTGGGtcaaaagaaaggaatgggataGCTATCCAAAAATGGAACCCTTTGCAGGATACGCTCCAGTCAAGCTGACAGAAGGGGTGGATTATCTGGCTGGAATGGAGCGTTGGGTTTCGACGTGAGTAGTTTTAAAGTAATGTACACGGCAGCACACGCTGacgagatgaaggatggagacgCAAACAATTTCCGCACGAGAGGCTGTAGCAAGGGTTGCGCAGAAATGGTGGGGTTTAGGTTTAGGAGAATGTGAGAATGGGGATAGTTGGGATTGGACTTGTTCGTAGTGACCTTGCTGTATCTGATTACCCCTTGTAATGCTCGTCATGATGTACCGCTTTTATGGAATGGGAGTGCCTGACAAGGCGGTCAGTATGATTTAGTCAATAGTCGCAGGACACGAAAAAACCGTTAAGGGTATCTTCATGATGCGGGGTATCTTTGGTACAAgcatatcttcttcaccaatcCGCCTAATTCTTAGTTTTCCTGTATGGCCATTAGCACTTGGACAATCCGCCAATGTATATTATCATACTCACCTGTAAGTCCAAGGTCTCCTCGTAGGCGCAAACTCTCCCAACTTGTGTCCAACCATCTCCTCACTGACGGTCACTGGAAGGTAATCTTTGCCATTGTGGACCATGAACTTGATGCCAACGAAgttgggaaggatggtggatgCTCGGGATTTTGTGAAAATGGGAGTGTTGTTCTTAAGATGgtgagagagggaggggaaTGCGGTGAAGAAAGGGCCTGCAGGTTGTCAAAAGGAGCTCGACGTGCCGAGGACTTACCCTTCCAGGTAGAGCGTCTGAGAGCGAGGGCTGTAGGGTGCATGGAGGGCGTATAGACGTACGGGAGTACAGGCGCAAGTAATCAAGTTTCGAGTCTTTTCACCGCAAGAGAACCTACGTACTGTGAAGAATAAAGAAGTGCAATTGCAATTGATTTATTATTActtaattaattattatcatTAATTATTCGTTATTTATTTAAGTTGTTGGCGGAGAGAATGACGTGGAATTACTATCACTAGACGCGCGCTCTCGTGTCTTCTGccacttctttccatcgATTCTTCCACGAGCGACTACATCTGTTTCCATACAGCACCAAAGTCCACAACAAGACTATCAAAATGGCTATGCCAGGAGGAATGCCCATGGTTGTAATGAGTAGGTCCATGCGTTTGTACAAGGGTCGCTGCTGATTGTTTCCAGACACTGGCCCAGAGCGCCAGTCGGGGAGAAAAGCTCAAACCGCCAATATTGTCGCCGCGAAGGTAAGTCACTTATTTTATTCAGCTGCAGCAATGCTAACTCATACAAAGACCGTTGCGGATGTTATCAGAACATGTTTGGGTCCTAAAGCGATGCTCAAGATGATCCTCGACCCTATGGGTGGTATTCTGTAAGCTTCACTTTATACCTTTTATCACTTGAAAGATCTGACCTGCTGACACTTTGCTAGTTTGACCAATGACGGTCATGCAATCTTAAGAGAGATCGATGTTGCTCACCCAGCTGCAAAGTCCATGATCGAGCTGTCGAGAACacaagatgaggaagttggTGACGGAACCACCAGTGTTATCATTCTTGGTAAGTGTACAATCATTCGAGTATGGATTCGCGCTAAGACCGAATAGCTGGTGAGATCCTTGCCTACTCTTTACCCCTCCTTGAACGTCACATCCACCCTGTTGTCATCATTCGAGCTTTTAAATCCGCCCTCAATGATGCTCTCGAAACTATCCAGCGTATTTCCATCCCTGTCGATATCACCTCTGAGGCCGAGATGCTCGCTTTAATCAAGACTTCTATTGGAACAAAGTTTTCTTCCAGATGGTCTGATCTGATGTGCAAGCTCGCTTTGGAGGCTGTTAGGACCGTTGCTGTAACCGCCGAGGCGGAGAATGGTTTGGTTGGCAGCGGCGAAGGTGGGGATAAGGTGAACATCAAGACAGTTGACCTTAAGCGTTACGCTCGAGTTGAAAAAATCCCCGGCGGTGAAATTGAGGAGTCCAGAGTACTGTCTGGCGTGATGATCAACAAGGATGTCACTCACCCTAAGATGCGACGACGGATTGATAACCCTCGTGTGATTTTGCTCGACTGTCCTCTAGAGTACAAGAAAGGTGAAAGTCAAACCAACATCGAGATcacgaaggaagaggactgGAACAGAGTCTTGCAAatcgaggaggagcagatCAAGGCCATGTGTGACAAGATTATAGAGTTCAAACCCGACCTCGTTTTTACTGAAAAGGGTGTTTCAGGCAAGtctctcctcattctctctACATGTACACTAACTGGCTCCTTCCGTAGACCTTGCCCAACATTACCTTCTTAAAGCCAACATCACTGCCCTTCGACGGGTTCGTAAATCTGACAACAACCGTATCGCCCGAGCAGTAGGAGCTACAATCGTCAACCGTGTGGAGGACTTGCGCGAATCCGACATCGGTACTCAATGTGGTTTGTTCCAcatcgagaagatgggagacGAGTAagccatttccttctccattgaAGCTGGGCTAATATCCGAAAGATACTTCGCATTCCTCGATCAATGTCAAAACCCTAAAGCTTGTACTATCCTCCTCCGTGGTCCTTCCAAGGATATCCTTAACGAAATCGACCGTAACCTTGCGGACGCGATGTCTGTTGCCCGTAACGTTGTCTTCAACCCTATCCTTGCTCCTGGAGGTGGTGCCACTGAAATGGCCATCTCAGTGGCTCTGGGAGAAAAGGCCAAGCTCTTGCCTGGCGTTGCTGGTGCCCCTTACAAGGCCATTGCTGACGCATTGGAGGTCATTCCTCGGACATTGGTGCAAAACTGTGGTGGTAATGCGATCAGAACGTTGACAGAGCTGCGGGTAAGTGgtttttaaaaaaaaactttATTTCATATTTTCGTTAGACATGATCACTGACAGGGCATTTAGGCCAAGCATGCAGAAGGGCAACATCTCTATGGTGTTGATGGCGAGACTGGAAAGGTGACGGACATGAAGGCGTACGGGCTCCTTGAATCTGCAAGCGTGAAGATTCAAACATTGAAGACTGCAATTGAGGTCAGTACTCTCTGGTTTATCTAATCGATGGTTACAATTACTTAACTTGATATGTAGTCCGCCACACTCCTTCTCCGAGTTGATGATATTGTTAGCGCGAGGAGGcctggagaggatggcggtGCTGGTGCGGGAGTGCAGACTATGGGCGAAGCTGGGCCCGAGGGTATGGAAATGTGAGAGGCTGATGGGGACTATGAGGTTCAGGAATGATGCATTGCATTCCGTGATAATTACCCGGACCTCTGAAAAGAAGTTACACATCTGTATGGGATAATACCTTTGCGGTACATTTGGCAGGCTCCATGAATTTTTTTGCATCGATCTCGTATCTATACTGCTTCTCTACGACGACGCAGGATGCTGgcaagcagcagcagcctgcagaagaagacagaagCTACAACAATAATCATCAACGATAACTGATTAAATATTTCTGATAGGCGGACACCGCCGGTTACTTTGATTTATTTACTTATTTTTTTGTGTTttcattcctcctcctaaTACCCTACGGCTCAACGCCGCCCAACACACGGAGTTCCATGACCGAattattgttgttgaccGCTCGCCAACGTCCTCTATCTGTTGATATTTTTATTCTCCGCAGGCCTTCGGCAACAACTTTCCCCCTCGATATATCTCCTCTAGAATGGCGGCCAGCACATCTTTGCTTAGTCAGGGAACGCTTATCAAGCAAGGCGCAGAAGCTGTACGTAACGACTCCCATTTTCTCCAAGGCGTCTCTCATACTCGAGTACAGAAAGTATATGCTCTGCCATCTCTATTCCCGGAACCAACGATATATAATCctgcctcttcgtcttcttcctcgccttctccccctACCCCAGTCGTCTTAAAACACCGCTTCACCAAAACTTATCGACATCCTACACTTGATGCCTCTCTCACTTCGCAACGCCTCACTTTCGAAGCGAGGGCTCTCGCTCGGGCGGCTAAAGCTGGAGTCACCGTACCAAAAGTTGTTTGGGTAGACGAAAAAGCTGGGGTTATTGGTATGGAGAGAATAGAAGGCTGGAGCGTCAGAGAAGTTCTTGGCGGAGGAGCTGAGGGTGAAGTAGAAATAATAGCAAAgcaagagattgaaggagatgtcgAAAACAAAATTGAAGCTACACCAATCCGTGAGGAACCGGAAGAAACGGAGAACGAGGGTTTGAAAGCGTTAAAAAATCTTGGTGTAACTGAAGGTAAGATCTCGAGCTCTACCATTCTTGTTCGCAAATCATGGACAAAGTCAATTCTAGAGCATCTCATGAGATCTATTGGCGCTGCTCTCGCTCGACTGCATAAAACTATGATCATTCATGGCGACTTGACGACCTCCAACATGATGGTGCGTTTGACGCCAGGAGGACCAGGTCCGTATGAAATTGTAAGATTTCCCTATCGTCCAGCAATCTACAATCGTCCATCAAGCTTACAATGGTTCAATGCAGGTTTTGATAGATTTCGGCCTGTCATTCCAAGCGCAGTTCCCTGAAAACTACGCCGTGGATCTCTATGTTTTGGAGAGGGCTTTTGCTTCTACTCATCCAAGATCGGAGAAGCTTTACGCTGGCGTTCGTATATCTGCGTCAATCCTCGGTTTTCAAGTGTACTAATGGTTGCAGGTCCTCGAGACTTATGCGGAAGGACTcggggaaaagaaatggaagcCGATCCAGATCAAGTTGAAAGACGGTCAGTGCCTTTGCATATAATATGTGGTCAGGCCAGAGACAGATTTGCTGACAAGACGATGcagtgaggaggagaggaagaaagagagacatGACTGGGTAGACTGAAAACATGGAACTGTTTGATATCTAAACTCGATGGATAGCCTTGAAGAATGATGGATAGATGGCCCTTCAATGGAACCCTGCCGTCTTTgaagtttgaagaagctatATGCGTTTGATTCACTACTTTTCCGACCCCCTCTTCAATGCCTTGGAAGCCAGTCGGAATTCAATAAGGGACTGGACCGATTAGATGCATCATACTGGTGGTCATTATTACTATCTGACAACTTTCTTCACCGGGCTACTGGCTATCATGTCGAAGGCAGTTAACAGCAAATAACTGATAATAACTCCTAATAAGACCTAACTATTTGCACAGAACGAGTGCTGGCTTTATTAACTACAGGTTGTTCTTATGGGTTCCAGCAGCACTGAACGTGATCATCGACCGTCATAAGCAACAGTTACCATGGGTTGTTTATTGTTACGTCCTACTTAAAAAGAAACCCATACTGGCAAAATAGGCCAAGATTTGTGCGTCGGATCGACAGCTGCTCTCTGGTCAGGGAAGCTATCAAATAATAATGGAAAGCAAAGGAGGCAAATGTTGAAAAGGACGCTGCAAATTAATAAGTGAATAGCTGCAAACCCTAAAGACACGCCATGAAAGTGTTCAAGACGAGACGTGGTGAATGACGTCCCGCAGACTTTAGCATTTCACAAGAGATTCTACCGAATCAAAATCTCAAGAACGACACATGCCAGAATAATCATCTCTGCCTTTTCAATCTAAACCTTGGTGGCTATCTGAATATGGAGAAACGCTGGGTTGCTAGGGGATTTACAACTATCTGGAATAATGATGCAATTCCCACTGCAATTGGTGACATTCTAGTCTGCGCGATCAACACAGCGTTGTTTATTATTGAGCATGGCCAACTGCAAGAGAAATAAGTATGATGTTGAAGCAAGGACggaggacaaggaagagTGTGAAAGGACGTTGAAGGCATGTGGTAAGACCGTAATTCAGGTTACGAAGGGCGCAGTAGGGAAGTGAAAAATAGCTGTGTCCCGACGAAGCTATTAcaaagagggaaaaaagaataaACTGAGTATCATAGGTCATGCAACAACCGAACTTTACGCCTCATTTAACATATGAAATAGTGAAATCTGGAATATGATAAAATACgaggtggggaagaaagagagaaaacaTATGCCTTATACCTTGTTTTTGATTGCTGTCAATTGTCAATAATCCATACGAACAATTGTGGATCTGCAGACCTGTCGATGATCCAGGAAACAACGAAGGATTATGAATACGAGCAATGAAAATTGGAACGATATCCGtaatgaaggaagaaagagatgaaagcAGCGCTGGATGTGCATCAAGAAACATGGGCAAGACACTTCAGCGAGGCAACTTGCAAGCTGAGAAAACTATAGACAACATGTGACATGCGTGCAACGGAGTGTGCGAAATTGCAAACCTGTAACCTGGCTGTGCTTACTCCGACCTCCattcattttttttatctACCATGGACTATCACCTTCCTATTTCCGCCTGCTTTCTACGGTCCGCCTTTCTTGTCATGTGTCCTCAATTCGCAGAAGcttcattattattatgttAAGATTGTAGGAATATTCCTGTTTGATTCACAATCATCAGAAATTCTATCTCATAGTATAAATAATAGTGCGATCACCAGAAATTCACCAGATTTTAAGTAGTGGCCCGCGCCCGCTAATTAGACATAAGGTAGAAGCTATTTTTCCCTTTGACGGTGCTCTTACACATATGCCATTATAGATCATGATTTTTGGGGTTGTAACCGTAGATAGTCTTATCTTAGTTTAATTGGAATATTAAGATCGCAGTTATAGTTGGACCTTGTTCTCTCTCCAAGCGGCATGACCTTCGCTCTTTAGCTCATACTATTTTCTATCACTCTTCTAGCTTTGACGGTCAGATTTACGAATATAAGCCATAAGAAGGTGTAGGCATGTACTGCATATTGCAAAGATCCTGCATTCCTTTACTATTACTGTAGCAAACTACAATAATAAGAGTAGTCTTCCGGAGATCTGGACCTTCCGATCTTGCCAATTGCATTTATCTTTCTCCAACGAAGGTCTGCAGGATCATGTTGGCGACTTCGTGCAGATTTCTGTATTATTCGATAGCCATGGAATACTTGAGTCAGGTAGTCCATTGCAAAAATTGCTCCGACATACATACCTGatcactcttcttctcatagTAGATAGAGGTGAATTTGATTCCGTCGATTGGAGTAAATCCATTTGTTAAGATCTTTTGGTTCTGTTTATTATAATGTCTACAAAATAATACGTAGTATTATGTACGTATATCTGTCTTTGTCGCTCGCCGTCTGAATACGTAAATAACTACTAGTAGTTCACACAACGTTATTCTTCAAGTGTTCCGCTTTTCTTGCAGTGTTGTTTAAAAAGTCTAAGAGGCTTATCATGATTAAAGACTCATTGATCTCCTATGTCCCATCATGAAACATGAGCCACCATTGCCCATTATTCCCTGCTGTCCCTGTATTGCATACCGTATGCAGGTGTGCCCCGCGTTAGTTTAATCCGTCATTTCACCAGTCAGCCATCCGCAAGCGCCCTCAAATCTGGTGGCTGGTGGTTCCTTCATGGTTGACGGGCCCGTCATAGAAGAAGTAGTAAATAAACGAATAGTGAATACTGAATGGTGGGTGGTGAGTGCCGGTAATAGTGACCCCTTTACCGGCGCCCGTCGGAAGTCGGGAATCAAAAGTCGGAGGTTTTTTGAAAAAGCTTAGGGATCAATTCTGGCCCATAAGGTTTTGGCTTTGGTTCCTTTTTGAGTGAAGTTTCCATTCACATCCCATAGATTTGGTTGGACAAAACCTCAGGGAACAAGGGGAAAAGTCGCAAATCTGGAAGCCTCAAAGCTAAATGACAAAATGACAAGGCGGAATCTGCCAAAGATGACAGAAAGAGGGCTAGGCACACATTTTCTCCGTCCCGTTGCTTGCGGTCGATCGGCTTGCTGATTTAGGCTAGTCTCGTATCCCGTCGTTGCTCATCGTTCCTTCGCTCCTTACTCATTTCTCGCGTATATCCTTATCCATCTTCGCTACTGCCAGACGACCATCTTCGGCTTTATTTTCGTCCGAGAGGAATTAGTATATGTTTGTTTTCTGCCAACTATCTTAAGAGCCAGAATACCTTCTTAGTCCCCAGACCTTGTGCTTGATGGCTTTCGACTCAATGATAGCTTGGAAGTGCAGTTCTTAATGTTATATGTTAAGTTGCCATAGACTAAAAATACTCCGGTGCTATTTAGCTCGACGGGCACTTGCAGCAATTTGAATCCCCCTAGTGATTTCTGGACTCAGGTTCAGCCTGTTTTTTGAGAGGTTGTTTAGCATCGGTCACCgctgtcttcttcccatatTCAATTGGTGACATTCGTCAAACATCCCGATCTCGAGTTTGCAACCCTTACATCGTATACAACCCTGTCATTTGCACAAGATGCATAAATACAGCTTTTGCATTCACAATGGGAAAGAATATCGAGATCGTGCCTTCAGCGGGCTTGCAATTCATTTTTAACAGATGATAACAGGCGGAGTGATTTGTCTTGTTTATTCACAACTATATATTTGTCACCATTTTATCCATTCCCCTTCAATTCACACTATACTCTATACAGACAGGTGTTTGACAGTAACAAAGAAGAGCTGGCAGAGACAAGCAAGACGCACATGCAGTACGCAGGTATGTATCGTTTCGTTCCTGTGTCTAAGGGTTCATAGAGGAATCTTGTACTACCGACATCATCTGTCCTTCGGCACTCCCTTGCCCGTAATTTTTCTGTTCTTTAACGAACTGCATCATATCCTGTAACTCGCGTGCTTATTCTTGCTATAAGGTCACCATCGACTTTAGCTCAGTTCTATTCATTTAAGTACAACAAAAGAAGCTGGTCTTAATATTAGACCGCATCCTCTCTAATGTCGCATAAGCCAGCAACACCTGGAAAGTCAACAAGTAATAACCGCACCGATAACCCCAATTCCTCCGAAACACGGGCCCGGGGAAATCGCTTTTCTAGTTTCTGGTGACAGGTAACGGTGATCACATATGCAAGCTAGAGAAAGGTCTTCAAGTCTTATCAAATAATTGTGGGTGAAGGGTGGAATGTGGCAGTCTTTGTAATGTTGGCTCATACAACCTGCTAGGAACGAACTTACAACCGTACGACCAAGCCATCTGAGCCACACTCCTCTTTGTATATAACCTACAGCCACATACCGCAAGTCCTTTTATCCTCTTACATCTCCTTCTGAAATAGACCTGCTGACATGCTTACAACCAGGCTTTGAAGCTACTTCGGCACAATGGATAGAGGCCGATGTTCACGGCCGTTATCTGGTGACTTGCAGTATCACAATTTCAGGCGTTCCAATCCATCCCCATATTCCAATCGGGTGCAGACACAAATTCGAGAAAGCTGGCGAGAGCCCAACATCGCATCTCAATGCTCTTCTAGCTCCAGCtcccatcgtcatcatccttcttcacaacctatatcttcttcttccagctccagtTCCAGCTGGGGGTGTGAGGCACGACACCCCCCATCCAACGCTGACCGATCATCTTATCTGGcgcctcctcctttggTCCCATATATAACTCCAAGCACTGGACCTTTCGCTCCTTCCCTTCATGAGCAACCTCTGAGCTCTGATGAGCGCCATTCCATGCTTCGAGTGGATGGACGTTCATCAGCATTTGTTCAATGTTCTCCTCAAGAACATGGTATTACAGCTGCTAAAGGCGGATCTCATCGTTTCCCGCCGCTCCAGTCAGCTTTAAGGTCATATTACGAAGATATACCTTTTAGCCGTAACACGCGAAAAGCGTACTCGAATTCACAAACGCCGACAATGATGCAGCTCTCAAAATTCAATACCGTTGAACCGAAAGATGTTAACACAGGGTTGCTACAGCACGAGATGGAGGTCCGCTCTGAACGTTTCCAATCAGAATTGGTCACTTCATCCATCTGCCAAAGGACCACTGGGGAAGCACGACCTGATTCTCTTGCCATCACTTCAAATCAACCCATACAGCAAGCTCCGGCTGCGTGCAGCTCACATTCTTTTCAAAGGAGATCACGTTCTCTTTCCCAATCCTCTCAACATTCTCAAAATACCCATTTCTCGCGTGAATCACGGCgttcttcccattcacAGGCAGAGCCCATAAGTCGCGAATATTCGGTGTCGAGCAACGAGTCTGGTCAAGCAGGAGGAtctgctgctccttctGAAGATCCGTATAGTaaaaaaactcacttttctaggaagagcagaggaggggagaagaaaaagcgaACGCGAGCACTTATGACCCACTTGCAGCAGACGGGCCTGATGGGATTGTGGAAAAAGGTGATTTTCGAATTTTCTGACCTCGTTATCCCGCTGATCACGGTTAATCAGACCAAATTTCCAACCAGCGGCGACAGAGAGGCCCTTGGGCAAGAGATTGGATTGACATCGCGGCAGGTGCAAGTATGGTTTCAAGTAGGTATTGTTTATTGATTCCATAATATATAAAGGACACATCATACTGATTGCAACTCCAGAATCAGCGACAGAAGAGTAGGAAAACTTTGATGGAGAACGGTGGTGTCCCGGAAGGCGAAGATCCTGCTGACTACGAAGATCTTCAAAAGTCCCCTCGTTCTCGCCGCCTTTCAATGGATcgggaagagaaagttCTCCCTTGTATCGGAGCCAGCGGTGGACCAAGTGGGATGGCCTATGACCGAAAAGGTGTAAATATAGGTCTAGAATCTGAAGGTCAGAATGATGCTTATGACTCGCCCACGAGCGATCTTGGTCCTTTGAATGAGCTTTCAAACCGTAGATCTATGTCACCCCATGGGCGGTCGAGGTATGAAAGAGGTGCCGTCTCCTATCTGCCTCACAACGTaacctcttccaatccGTATCAATCTCCCCGACCATTGCGTCCTCACACCTATCCttatcatcatccgccACCGTTTCCCTCAACAAATCCGTGGCATCATGCCCAATATCCTTCTGTTTCCCAATCTCCTAGATCTGCTACTGGGTCACTCTCATTTGGCGACTTGCATTACTCATGCATACCTTTTGATGCCTCTGCGGTTCCGGGGAGCCGTAGACGGACGAGCGTGGGGATGTTGGACTCGCAGGCTTCCATGGTATCGCAATCGTTCGAACCACCACCTACTACAATGCAACAACGCAGAGCACGTCCGTACTATCGACGCCGCTCTGTTTCTCCGGAGCATCTCAAAGCGATTGGACTACCGACTGGGATGCTCCTTTCAATACCGGTCACATCTTCATATGCGACCTTCATGCATGGCGCTGACGCTCCACAATTTACGGGACAGGCCAATGCATGTTCAGGTCCGGCAGAATATTCAACACGATCTCGTGCAGATACGTGGCTAGGATTACCTCCTGCGAGGCAGCATTTAAATACCTCTCAGACGACAGACGCTGTggcatctcatcttcctccgaCGTTGGCGCGAGTTGCCATTTCAGGCCCTGttgagggtggagaggagtTGCCGGCTATAGCCCGGGGAATGGAGGACGATGTGAATCCCCAGAGTTTCACCacaagagaagaggctggATCTCCCAGAAAGAGATCGAGTTTCTGGAGAGCTGAAGCTCGTCGGGTCAGAACTCGAGGAAGGGAAGTAGAgggaggcaaagaagattCCTGTCATCTGGGACACTGATCCACTATAAAGCGGAGCGGAGAGGCTTGTAGTCGCTCAACTGTCGAGATCCATATAACCGCTCTGTGATTAGTCGCCCTTTGTCACACAACATCATATCTGTTTACGTCCGTCGCGTCATTATATCTTCTCGCCATCTTCTGGGTGCGTCGCGCGTAtattatcatcatccatattAATATAAACCTCTTCTATCGACATGATTCTCTGCTACAGTGATTATCGAGCGAGAGAATTATAGCAGATAGTCACCCAAAAGTCATTGCTATATCGCAGCGAGGGCAAGAACGGATGCAGAAGCCGGAAATACTTACTCAGGGATGATAGACAATTCACTATTCTTGTGTCTACAACTGTTAGATAGAGAATTGCTACATCCTTACCGTTATCATTGTCAATTCATTTTAGGTGCGACACGAATTGAACCACTTATGATTATGAAATATTACATATATGCATGATCTTATAAGGTGTTATAATATACGACGCGGTATACAACCGGCGACCAATAATAATCAATCACCGATCGTCCACCACATGCGCCGCCAAGCGTCGTCAGCTGCCGCCTCACTGTGCTCGCATGGTTCGCACTACGTATTTGTTATTCATCCTGTTATCGATCCCTGGTTCCTAATTCAAAGGCTGTTTATGCACTCtgctctcttcccctcgtCCAT carries:
- a CDS encoding T-complex protein 1 subunit gamma gives rise to the protein MAMPGGMPMVVMNTGPERQSGRKAQTANIVAAKTVADVIRTCLGPKAMLKMILDPMGGILLTNDGHAILREIDVAHPAAKSMIELSRTQDEEVGDGTTSVIILAGEILAYSLPLLERHIHPVVIIRAFKSALNDALETIQRISIPVDITSEAEMLALIKTSIGTKFSSRWSDLMCKLALEAVRTVAVTAEAENGLVGSGEGGDKVNIKTVDLKRYARVEKIPGGEIEESRVLSGVMINKDVTHPKMRRRIDNPRVILLDCPLEYKKGESQTNIEITKEEDWNRVLQIEEEQIKAMCDKIIEFKPDLVFTEKGVSDLAQHYLLKANITALRRVRKSDNNRIARAVGATIVNRVEDLRESDIGTQCGLFHIEKMGDEYFAFLDQCQNPKACTILLRGPSKDILNEIDRNLADAMSVARNVVFNPILAPGGGATEMAISVALGEKAKLLPGVAGAPYKAIADALEVIPRTLVQNCGGNAIRTLTELRAKHAEGQHLYGVDGETGKVTDMKAYGLLESASVKIQTLKTAIESATLLLRVDDIVSARRPGEDGGAGAGVQTMGEAGPEGMEM
- a CDS encoding EKC/KEOPS complex subunit BUD32 codes for the protein MAASTSLLSQGTLIKQGAEAKVYALPSLFPEPTIYNPASSSSSSPSPPTPVVLKHRFTKTYRHPTLDASLTSQRLTFEARALARAAKAGVTVPKVVWVDEKAGVIGMERIEGWSVREVLGGGAEGEVEIIAKQEIEGDVENKIEATPIREEPEETENEGLKALKNLGVTEEHLMRSIGAALARLHKTMIIHGDLTTSNMMVRLTPGGPGPYEIVLIDFGLSFQAQFPENYAVDLYVLERAFASTHPRSEKLYAGVLETYAEGLGEKKWKPIQIKLKDVRRRGRKRDMTG